The DNA window ACCTCCAATGATTTTAATGGCACATGATTTTATATGAAAACCAAGGAGATGGACGCACAGATGTCAGATGCAGACTTCCTCACCCCCTCCTCTCCGTCTCCCCCTCCCCTCTTCCACTGCGACTACAGCGACTGgtctccctccttctccatcATCCCATCAGTCTACCTCCTGGCTTTCCTGGTTGGTTGCCTCGGCAACAGCTTGGTGCTGTGGGCCTACCTGGACCGAGGTGACAGGAGAGCAATGAGGACTGGAGGACAGCTGTGTTGCGCTGGGAGATTTCACCACGGGTCGTttccacagaagaagacagaaACCTGTGGCTCCTCCTCAGGACAAAGAGCCTCCTCtcactcctccacctcctcctcttaccCTCCCACCATCCCGCGTCCCTCACGTTCACTGACAGACTCTCTCATAGCCAGCTTAGCGTTAGCTGACCTCTGCTTCCTTGTGACTCTCCCTCTGTGGGCCGTCTACACAGCGATGGGCTACCACTGGCCTTTTGGGCAACCGCTGTGCCAGATCAGCAGCTTCCTCACTGCACTCAACATGTACGCCAGCGTCTTCAGCCTGAGCATGCTCAGTGTGGAGCGGTACTGGGTTCTGACTGGGCGTCGGCACTCCAGCCACCACACTCCTCAGAGGTGCCCCAGCAGGGCTTTGTGGGTACTCGGAGGGGTGTGGGTGCTGGCAGGTGTGCTGGCACTTCCTGGTCTGCTGCTGCGCTCTGTTAGAGAGGTGGACCCTGAATCTGATTATGACTGGGAGCTGGAGACAATTCATCCGACCACTGACTCTGGATCAGTCTTCCTGTCCTGCCAGATGGATTACTCCATGCTGATTGGCGCAgagctggaggagatggatCGAGAGAGGGCAGAGATGTGGTGGGCGGCCGCCTTGAGTCTTAAATCAACTCTTATTGGCTTCCTGCTTCCTCTTGTCATCCTCTTGGTCTGCTACTGCTCACTGGCCCAGCTCCTCAGCAGACATTTTGGACGGGGCCCTCGTCCTGACCGCAGGCGCCAGCGAAGACTCCTAAGGGTCATCGTCACCTTAGTGATGGCCTTCTTCCTGTGCTGGCTGCCTCTGCATGTTAATAAGACTGTTTCCTTTCTGCTGGAGTTTGGTTTTGTCCCTTACTCCTGCTCTTTGGATCAGATTTTACTGGCTGCTCAGCCGTACGTCACCTGTTTAGCTTATCTCAACTCCTGCCTCAACCCTCTCCTGTACGCTGCCTGCGACCCCTCATTCAGGAAGAGATGCAGAGGAGCTCTTCTGGTGTTGTGCACGACCtgtagaagaggaggagagggaagggaGGGGAAGAAAGATGAaggacaggaagagaaagaggaaaggagTTCAGCTTTTCCCACAGGAACACAAGAGGAAACAGCAGATAGgacagagggagaaggagaggagaggggatgaTTGTTCAGATAACTGCTTGAAATAAGAAAACCATATGTAATTTCACAGCGAGGAACAAGGAGATCAAGTTTGCCCACAATAAAGCAGCATTTTGTTGAAGGGAAGTGACACAAACCTGAGTGAGGTGGCCTAAATTCAGACTCTGGGAGAAACTGTGTCAGAGGtcaatattttcaaaataaacatcctcatcaaaaaaacattcatgagTTCATGTATGTAATTCTCTTCTTCCAATCTGCACATTTCCCACAGGAAAGATGCCACCATCTCCTAAAACACTGTTGCGCTCAGAGACGATGCCAGACCAAATGTTCTCATGTCATCTGATCTGTTTCTATATTTTGTACGGAGTCATATTCTCCGAGTTGTTTATTGACTTGTCttgcactgttgttgtttttttattaaaataaggATCATGTAAACTCACAGTTGTCTTTCAGTTATTAAACAAATTACAGTGCACATATAAATGTTCGTATGTGAGAACTCCGGTTGAAATTAAGAGTCACAAATCCAGTCATTCTTGGTTATATTTGCTAAGCTATTTACATTCAGTACCTATTTTAATTGTCATTCaaacagtaaacaaaaaaaaaacaggaaaaagagagagatgactGGTTGCTCTGTATATAAAAACGTAGATCAAAATCTTGTGTCAGCTGCTCGTAGCgattaatttaatttctatcAACTACAGGTTTCTGCAGACGTAAGTACCAAACCCCATCCAGAGGGTGGCGCTAATGCACCATTAAATAGTTTGACAACCTGCATAAAACCAATAGAAGATTTCTTTGACTTGACTCGTGCTCCTGATCATagacatataaacataaatataagcataaatataaacacGAGAGCCTAAGAGGCAACATCTGTCTCATTAAATCCATCCCCCATATCCACAAGCCCTGACATTGTTTGAGTTTGGGGATTGCAttgcacatgttttttttatggccATGGCATGGTCTTCCTCGCATCTTCTTCCCAGCATGTCCAGCATCATCTTATTTAGGCCAGGCTTAGCAGTGACCGAAGTCAGccacctttttaaaaataaaaagtagtaATTTAACCACTTTAACCCTTATAGAGAGAAAATAGCATATCTGAAAGCTCAAAATGTATCAGACTGCGCTATGTGATGTGATGATTTGATGTGAGCTTTTAGATCGGTAATTTTCACTGTTTGTCACAAAACAGAGTATGTAGGACTAAAGTGGTTAATGTATTTAACAATTAGGCAACATGAAGAATACCGTTGCAATGTATGGGGATGTGGGAGAGGAAGATGTTGAGACTCTCTCAGGTAACTATATGCCTTTGGACCATGAAAGTGTAGCGTGAGGGCAAATTCCCTCTGCTCTCTGGTATACTCATGGCCCTTTTTGGCCAAGAGGTCTACCCAAAGATCTGAAATTAAGTTAACACAAACTAATTAGTAAAACCCCTTTAAATAATAAGGAAGGAGGAGTCTACACAGAGTGTAAACATTAAGTAGGCTAcctatatataaaatattcaaattagtatttccattttaccCGAATAGAATTCCAGTCTGTCTTTCAGCTCTTCATTTATGAAGTTCTTCTCCCTCAAATCCTCAAGAAGAGCATCCACATTTTTCTTCGCCCTTCGCTCCCGGATCATGCTGTTCCTCTTCTCGCGCTCCAGACTCTCCACTCTAGCCAGAGCTTCACTAAGTCTGGCCTTTAGAGCAGTGGGAGAAGCAGGCAAAGCATAACTGTGGTCCTAGTGGAAAGAGGGATCAAAATATTGAGTGATGTTTCGAACTCATCACTCACAGATGTAGCTGGCCCACATTATCAATCTCATCCCCCCCTGGGGTATGAGCATCTTAGTGTCAGGGACACATATTCAACAACTACAGTATGTTTTAATGTATGCTCATGTGTATTTGAGTGTGAGAAATATTACAATCAAATACTTACAACATTAGACTGAGGTTCAGCTTCATGGAAATGCTGAGGCAAGTCCACTGGCAGGCTCTCTTCAGCTTTCCTCGAAGCTTCTGTGGTCCTTGGTGGTACTTTCTAAAATGTAAGaatcataataaaaaaaaagttttaagcATCAGAAAGTGTACTGTATTTTATTCCTAAACatgcagacagaaaaagaaaagtgtggCATTAAGTTGTTATCAAATGCTCACACAGACATATGACTCAtagacatgaatgaatgaatgaattcttTAGCCAAATGGCACACATACCTTTTTTGGACGAGATGGGAAGTTAAAGACAGATGGTTTAACTCCATGTCTAAGCCGGACAGTCTGCCCTGTCCTGTCAAAATCATCTGCCTTAAAGTGCTCACTGCAGAGCATGGACCTCCCAGTTGCCACAAAACCTTTTCGTCTCACTGCTAGTTCCCATTCTCTCTTTAGACTACTGTCTTTGGGAAACCTTAAAAATGTGAGTAAAGTAGCCAGAGCTGTAAAGAATTgtctacaacaaaaaaagaattgtCATCCTTCACATTAAGGTTAAGTACATAATACATATACCTATTAAATACATCcaatatcttactatataatgacgaaaactctgtctgtgtgtgtctgttccacgtttttctcctcactgacttggtcaatccatgtgaaatttggcacagtggtagagggtcatgggaggatgcaaatgaagcaatattacatcaattggccaaagggggcgctatagcaaccgattgaaattgtaaa is part of the Epinephelus lanceolatus isolate andai-2023 chromosome 5, ASM4190304v1, whole genome shotgun sequence genome and encodes:
- the aplnr2 gene encoding apelin receptor 2 — its product is MKTKEMDAQMSDADFLTPSSPSPPPLFHCDYSDWSPSFSIIPSVYLLAFLVGCLGNSLVLWAYLDRGDRRAMRTGGQLCCAGRFHHGSFPQKKTETCGSSSGQRASSHSSTSSSYPPTIPRPSRSLTDSLIASLALADLCFLVTLPLWAVYTAMGYHWPFGQPLCQISSFLTALNMYASVFSLSMLSVERYWVLTGRRHSSHHTPQRCPSRALWVLGGVWVLAGVLALPGLLLRSVREVDPESDYDWELETIHPTTDSGSVFLSCQMDYSMLIGAELEEMDRERAEMWWAAALSLKSTLIGFLLPLVILLVCYCSLAQLLSRHFGRGPRPDRRRQRRLLRVIVTLVMAFFLCWLPLHVNKTVSFLLEFGFVPYSCSLDQILLAAQPYVTCLAYLNSCLNPLLYAACDPSFRKRCRGALLVLCTTCRRGGEGREGKKDEGQEEKEERSSAFPTGTQEETADRTEGEGEERG